A stretch of DNA from Oreochromis aureus strain Israel breed Guangdong linkage group 23, ZZ_aureus, whole genome shotgun sequence:
AACCCAGAGTGACGGGCGCGCTGCTATAGACAAACCTGAATCCCAGATCCAGAGAACACTCCCCCGAGAATTTTCCACCCACCTGCCCTCATCCCTCGCCGAAGTCCACTCCGTTTTTCTGAACGAAGTGCAGATGAAATGTTCTGATTCGTCGTCCCCGTCTCTGTGCCTTTTTATGTTTGAGAATGAGTCTCAGCTTTTTGTtctcacagttttgttttgtgttttgttttgtttgtttgttttgatttttgcctCCTGGATAAACTGCCTTCACACCAGCTGATCCCAGTTCAGCCGTTTCTGCCTTTCTGCGACGGGGACTCGCTGTGCTGATCATTTCGGTTTGTTCGTTCGCCTGCTGTACCAGCGCCGCCGGCTGGAAACCAAATATCCTCCGTTTAGAAAAGTCGTCGTGCTGGTGTAGAAGTGAAGCGCCGCATCGGTACCTGTGCTCGCTTTCCTCCTGATTCTCTGATCTGATTGGATGCCTCTTCAGCATGGCATATTTGCAGCAGATTCATGAATTTACTGCTGGTAAAGCCACAGAAAGCAACAGGGACGACTCTCATGACCAGACTTGAAAGGTGCAGCGTGCAGGATTGTTGattcaaaacatttaaaaactcaaCTAAAACACACTCGTATCCTCTTCAGACCACCATAGCTAATTCTGGAACGTGACTGATTTGGATGTCTAGTTTAAGGAGAGCAAGTCgataaatgaaactgaagtcGTTGGTAAGCGAAAGCTGGCCGGGCAGGGTTTGTTTTAACCTGTAGAGCTTACACCATCCCATGGACAGGTCAGGTCCTCGCAGGGAGACGAGATCGTGTAACTTCACCAGCAGTTCATCTTTTCTGGTGAATACGTCCGtgtcagagagagggaaagaacTAGTTTAAGTGATGACTCAACCCTGTTTTTGCTGTGCTGCAGTGCTTTGTCTTAAAGTCCCCCCCAAAATGCAGCTGGCTTTTCCAGCTTTTTATCAGCTTCCAACTTTCTCATGGCAAGTGTTTCAAACCGTGCAGTATATTCAGGACTAACCTCGTGTTGTGGATGGATTGTGGAAGTTTTTACATTTCTGGTATCTTCTTCCTCAGCATGAACTTCCATGTAGAGCATGGAAGTTCATCTAACATCTCATCTAACATCTAAATTTGGACCTTTTTAAATGTTCAGATCAAGCCAGCCTGAGTATTTTGATAAGACAGAAGCTGCTAATTTGGTGCTTTCATCTGTTCACAGTGAGTCTCTGCCATCAGATCGGAGAAGCAGTGGGGGGAAACTTGAAGATCTCGCTCTGTTGTCCGTTTCATTTCAAACTAAACGTTTTTAGCTGCTCATCATTTAACTGAAGGGTACACGCAGCCTCTCCTGGAGCTCTGCCACTGCAGTCGGTATGTTTGTCGCCGTTTTCAGACACTCGCAGAGCTTCATTCTCGTGTTTATTGCTTGGTACTGCAGTCGCTGTCACCACCGAATCAAATGCATCAAAGCAGACTCGTCACTTTAACCACAAACGCTCCGTTCAGCACGTTTGATTTTAAAGCATTGACTATGCACACGCTGGATAGCAGGTGGCACCTCAGCTTGTGCTGacgacttcttcttcttcttcttcttcttttaattcACTTTTTGATTAGTAATGGTGACGTTTCTGAGcagctctgccagcagccaatCAAATAGTTATTTAGGGCTCAAATTATGCCTTAAATATTGGCCATTTGCAGCAGGTGGATTATCAAGCAGTCCATGTAGAAAGCTTCTAAATGCTTAAACAATGATGTGAATTAGAGTCCTGGTGGGAGTTACTGTTGTGCTGCTAAGATTGAAATGTTTCTAGGTTCAAAGACACGATATGCAAACCTTTTATTATCATCAGAGCCGGTTTCTGCAGAGCAGGGGAGGAAGCGTTTCTGGTGCATTCAGCAACATTTGACCAGCAGAGAAAAGTGATGGTGACTCTCTAAAATTAAACTCCTGCTCAGATCCCCACCTTTCGCTCTCCTACACACATCTAAAGCACCTCTCCTGGTCGTCTTTACTGCTCAGTGAGCCATGACCAGGTTTTTTTTACCAAGCTTTTTTGTGGTGGATAGATTATTGGGTCTGTGATAGTAAATAAACTTAGATTTTAGCTTAGAGagtcacatgtttgtgtgtttctggcaCTTGTTAATGAATTAATATGCAGAAATGATCCAAACATTGTTTGTAGCACTTGGAGGCCTTTGAAGCTTCATTGTCCAGATATTTGATTGTGAAGTTCATATTTTCTGTTATATATGCAAATCCAAAAACTGTCAAATGGTTATCCACTTGTTTTGATTACACCCAATATTAATAAGTGTTCCTAAATTGGGATGTTAAATAGTCTCTCAGTGATGTGGTAACTTGTAGCACGATTACGGGTGGCGACATGTTAGCAAGCTGCGTTCATGACGTATTGTTGCAGAATGCTAATTGGAGCCAAAAATGAACAGCAAACTTCTCAGACGAGCTGTAGCTCagattgttttgtttattaaataaccacatttaaaaatgctccaacagcacaaacggCAGTTGAGATGTTCAGCTTGCAGCTGCCTGTGTGGCCACTCCCCTTTCTTTAAATCTGATTGGTGAAGTTGTAACAAATGCCACCTGCTGTACACATTTTATACCATTAGAGGCCccccccctttttctttttttgttgtatcAGGCTGTGAACATGTTTATTTGTGCTGTAAAGGGATTTTTGaagcagcctcaagtggccactggAGGAACCGCAGTTTTTGAAACATACCTGAAGGTTGTTGCTTCAGTCTGTAGTCTGGACTAATATCACATTGTTTACTTGGCCTTCTCATTTATACAGTATGATGGCTCTTTAAACACCGTAGCTAAAGAAAAGCTCTAAATAATTACAAATAATCCTTGCTGAAGCTTCAAAGACTCGGATCAGCTTCTTAGGGCCAACCCTAgtagtattaaaaaaaacaaacattatgcACTTCTGATGTCTCGTAGTGACGTTTAGGTGTTACTACAGAGTCGGATTTTCCTGACTGCACCTTTGTAAAAACAGGCAGGGAACAGTCTCTTTGACCTCTGTCGCCCCGACTTCCTGTGAAGTCACTTTCAAGCCTTTCTTGCTCTGTGGAAACTCAGTTTTACACTCACATTATGCATCTTCTCAGTGGTACGTTCCTTTGGCTCTTCAGGCGGCTTACGGCAAGCCATCTGGTACTGATGGAGATCGCCAGCACTGGTCATCATAGATACGCACTACCATTATGCACTATCGGTTCTTCGCTGAtgccctccccctccccccttaCAGTTCCTGACGCTCGTGCAGCTCGGCTCGGCGACTTTTtctttgcacatttttaaagactgtttttcgttttgttttgtttgttgttgttgttgttgttgttgttgttgttttttgttttttttactttgtgtatGAGTGCGAGAGagatggatgatgatgatgatgattatgatggCGGTTCAGTTAACCTTGACATGAATGTAACGTCTCATTCTTGGCCTCGTTCACCACAGTGGATTAACTCTTCGGTACCAGTATTTGTCACCTGTGGAGCGCCAAGATACACCTGTAGTTCTCGTTTAAAGCCACTGCTGCCATTcctgaatgaatgagtgaatgaataAACGCGTGTGAGTGTGTTAATGTGCATTTACTGCAGATGTTGCTCATTGGACACTGCGCCTGAAATGCCTTGAGCATTCTGACTGTAGGGGGTGAGAgcgttaaaataaaaaaataaaaatcatgtacaaatgtataaaaatgaaattgtactacttttttttcttttcttttgtcttttttttttttttttttaaaaggaagcTTGTATCCCACATGTTTGGTCTGTGTATTGTAAAAGAAGCCATGTTTATAATTCTAATTGGTTTGTGACCAATATGCCTGTTTATATCAGATCTGTATATCAGTGGTACGCataattttttaatatattttttatttttcctttttttttctcttttaaatggGAGATTGTATGCATGGTTGGGTCCTGAGAGACGCAGCGGTGCCGTTGAATGGTTGCTGTTTTTGGGCAAAATTTCTGGAGTATTGCAACAGCTCGGTGTTCATAATTAAAACAATTATGACGATGACAACAATAAAAGATATTTATTTCACATCGCGGGTTTGCTGGAGTTTTTTGTAAGTTGGCATTGCATTTTTACATCTGTTACACTTCTACAgatgtacagtactgtgcaaaattaTGATTCCTTTATATGTTAGGACAACGTAAAATAGGAAAAGTTACTTATTGAAATGTGTCAACATACATGTAAATGCAGCATAGAAGGCAAAcacagtttgtacaattctaacgagcttgaaagtcaacatTTGGCGTGACCgcttttattcttcagcacagtctgaactctcttaggcagctttcttgtcatgtctttaagtagtcttcaggaatagttctccaggcttcttgaaggacattcaaagctcttctttggatgtttctgccttttgttctgttctctgtcaacatgatctcACACTGCCTCAATAATgctgaggtccaggctctggggaggccgatccatgactgatagtgtttttCTATCTGGGTatgattttactgcattggcagtgtgtttgggatcgtTTTTTCCAATTAAGGGCACGCTGCACATCATGAGTTTTCAGGTAGTATTGTTTTAGAATCACTTTAATGGTGTAagaatgcttaaaaaaaacatagataATGTTTGTATGTTGGTTTATGTCactgaaggttctcagtcatccaggtcatcgtagtctaaggagcttggaaagaaaagcgtcaaGAAtcctttaagttgcttgaaggcgtttcacctctcatccgagaagcttcttcagttctagggtcaaatggtggagagccccagatttaaaccctatGGTAGtgcccccccaaagagggacaatggaccctAACTAATCATacaagccaaggtgtgaaaatgggtgtagctcacaatcagccagggttttgggtgggctcattgtgaaacctaaccccaccctatcatgtgatgtCCTGAGGTCAGAAGGCCCAGGATGTGCATGGGTGTTAAGGTGTCTGGGACGGGATCTcagaactggattatagatggcagacagttggtgttgtaaaccaccgcctctgttcaaagatggtcgttcacagtggacagagatggcttctttcagtcgtctttcaaaccatctgtcctctctgtccaaaatgtgaacattggcgtcctcaaaagagtgacctttgtcctttagatgcagatggatcgctgagtcttgtcccgtggaggtggctcttctatgcgcttgtgaagtggctgtttggtctctccaatgtagaggtctgggcattcctcgctgcactgtacagcatataCTAGGTTgctaagtttgtgtttaggagttttgtctttgggatgaaccagtttttgtctgagagTGCGGCTGGGTCTGATACTATATATACTGGGATGTATACTGGGATGTTGTGCTTGGAgaagactctcctgagtttttctGATAAACCGGCAAAATAGGAGATGACACTGTTGTTGCGTTTATCTTTCTGATCCTCCCTAGtttggtgtctgatcttcttttctgtgcctctttgctgacttgatGAAGTGTTGCAAGGTCCTGATTACTCCaggtttgtgttccagagggtgggGAGAGTCAAAGatgaggtactggtccgtggggtttcggtaaacttcaatgttgaggttccTATTCGCTTCAATGCCTATGGCACAGTCCAGGAATGGCAAACAGTTAACCTTTGTGTCCTACCTGGTGAActttgtttttatccacagcattAATGTGAGCAGTGAagggggggacactcccatagggcttaaatctgggactctccaccatttgaccttagaactgaagaagcttctcggatgaggtgaaacgtcttcaagcaacttaaagaagtccagacgcttttctttccaagctctttagacCAGTATGTTGGTTTGTTTTCTGGCAATGGCATGTATTGATGTGCCACCtctacctgtgcaacctctgtagggCCCACTAGATGTCAACATTCCACCACAGGTACAGCTTTACTTATGCGCCTTTCATGTGGAAGTATTACCGTGATGATATGTAATTACAACAGGAAGTTCATCATTTTCTTGggtctgtgttttttctttaatgccAGAGGCTCTGGTAAGTTGTGTTAATGAAAAAATGTGTGACATGTGAACCCCACAGGCGTCACAGCCATGGCTAATGAAACCTGATCTGCATTGCCTGAAGGGGTGGATCTGTACAATGAAAGGTTTGTAATCAAACTGCGCTCCAAGCATATAAATGCGCACACGctctgttgcacacacacaatcGGCTCTTTCACACAGCGCTTCCACTATGGGCTCCCGGGCTGCTGCAACCTGGTACCGCTGCCTCCCAGCGCTCTGCTCCGGGACGGCGCTTCGGGTCGCTCCGGTGCTCAGACCCGCGTCCTTCGCTTCCATCCCGGCCAGAAGAAACCTGAACGTGCAGACAGCAACTGAGGCGGTTAAGCTGAAGAGCATTGATGACTTACCGGGGCCCAGCCGGTCCACCAGTATGTACTGGCTGTTGGTCAAAGGATACGCGGAAAAGATGCACTTATTGCAGGTACTGGAAAAGAATTTagtggcttaaaaaaaacaactttttaacTGTTTGTACATTTGCACTAAAGAGTAGAACAAGTGTGAGATGACCTTCAGCCGACAACAAAAACTGTTTCCACGGCTGCTGCTAGTGTTTCGAGAAAACGCATTCAGGGATGTTACTTTCTTTCAAACTTTTGAACGaacattttggcttttttgttCACTTTTATTTGTATTGGCTCGATTTTATATGACGTCCAGCCAGAATGAAAAGAATTCGCAAACAGTTGCCGACAGGGTGATCGACCCATGCAAACTAAATGTGGGACAGAGAGAATGTTTGTGTGGACCAATACTTTTAGATGGtttcatttaaacattttacttAGTTTAGATGTATGACCTAAAAGTTAAACAGGTTTGGTATTACGTTTTTAGCTATAGAATAGTAATTATACAGTAATATCTGAAAGCAGCTTCCCAAATTCCTTACAAAAAAGCTTTTCAAAGTGTTAATCATATTAAGTATTATTTAGATTAATCTATTTAAAACTAGCTTGAATAAAAGTCTAGTTTTAATTAAATCTAAAAAATAATGGAATTAGTGATTGTAATTAAACAGATATTCATGTCCTCATTGTCTTTGTTACTGTAAACTACACTTTTAAATAACTCAATTTTGTAGGGCTTACAGAAGCGTCTGTATGGGCCCATCTGGCGCTCCAAGTTTGGCCCTTTTGACTTAGTCAATGTGGCGACTCCTGACCTCATTGCTCAGGTGATCCAGCAGGAAGGCCGCTACCCAGTCCGAATGGAGATGCCCCACTGGAAGGAGTACAGGGAGCTGAGGGGCCAGGCCTATGGACTCCATGTAGAGTGAGTGTGGATGATGTCAACAAAAGTTTTATTCATGTGTCCGAAATTCCTTACAAACAGCCAGGGACCCAGAAAGGAGCCCAGAAGAGCTCCTCTGACTTATAATAACCAAATGAAAAGTTCAAATAGCCATTTTATGACAAGATAGTATTTGTATATAGTATTTCGttttattgtatatagtatcttattcttattatcTTATCCTGTtccattttgctgctgtaatttTGCACTTTCCACTTTCTGCTGTCccatgtgtgggactaataaaggcttatcttatcttatcttatcttatcttatcttatctcttatATAAGCTAAAAGTAATTCTTcaatttttggaaaaaaaaattggtaAAGTTAAGCCCATGCAGCAACCTGGTGGATTGTGGAGGCATCCATCGGGTGCTTGAGAAGAATGTTTTTAAGCTAAAAAACTTTTAAAGTCTGATTTCATAAAAGAGTACTGGCGTTCCTCAGGGGTCCTTCATAGTACAGGTAtgtatttaagaacatttaacGAGAAAAAATTTACAAAAATCTACTGCGGGTCCATAAAGGAGtgctgaaactgaaactggCCAAAAGTTTTTTAAACAGCCATAATTCTCTAATAAAGTTAATCAATcaactttttttctgtgtcGTGGGGGTAGCATCctgttcttcttcttattgttattatccTTTCTCGACAAAACAGCTGAGGACCTATAAAAGAGCCTTGATGGTCTCTGCTGATTGATACTGACCATAACACAGAGTTTATAAAGCCATAAATGATAAATTGTCCTTTGATTTTGGCAAAACCTGCTACTGGAGTTCCTCAGAGTTTTGTTATTGGTCCTTttaacttttttcccttttaattttaCAGAACAGGACCAGAGTGGTACCGCATCCGCAGTGCCCTGAACCCCAAGATGCTGAAGCTACAGGAGGTATCGGTCTATGCCTCCACCATCCAGCAGGTGATTGGAGATCTGCTGCAACGCATTGAGCTCTTACGAACTCGCAGTCAGGACCAAGCCACAGTTTTGGACGTGGCAGCTGAGCTCTACAAGTTTGGCTTTGAAGGTGAGAGGGACAGCAACTAAACCCAAAAGGGGTGCAGGTTAGGGTTTGCAactcttttatttatgtatttattaatattttatttacaggtaTATCCTCCATCCTGTTTGAGACCAGACTGGGGTGCCTGCAGGAGGAGATTCCCCATGAGACTCTTCGCTTCATCAAGGCTGTTAACGACATGCTGACGTTTGCTGACATGGTGCTTCTCTTCCCACGATGGACCCGCAACATCCTCCCCTTCTGGAAACGCTTCGTTCAGGCCTGGGATGACCTCTATGAAGTAGGtatgtaacagaaaaaaaacacaaaagggaAGATTTCTGCTGTTTTGGGTTCGCTTTAAGTTCATTTGTATCTTCTATGTGTTTGCACGGCAGCTCAGATGCTTATCGACAGACGAATGGCTGAAATTGAAGCTCAGGTGAGCAGGGATGAGCCTATAGAGGGCATGTACCTGACCAACCTGCTGTCTTCTGACAAGCTGACCAAAGCGGAAGTCTACATAAGCGTTACAGAGCTGATGCTGGGAGGAGTCGACACGGTGAGGAAACAAAATGCCGTAGCATCATACGTCTCTTCTTCATCCATTCGTTGACTATTGGTAGAAAGGAAAAATGTTGGTTaactgtcacagtttaaactgcTCCAAAAtgccttttatttttacttgttaTTTTTACTGCTGTAAACCAGCAGTTACTGACATCTTTTAAGATTAGTGGGTCAAAAAATGAGCAGAATTAGGGAGTGAGTGTCTGCTAACAAAATTAATACAGTGTAAGGACATGATTAAACTTGTTTGAGAGGTATCGAATGGAGAATCAATATATTTTGATTGAGTGATCTTCTCTGTTAGAAATTGATGAGGGCTGTGGGGTGGTGTTGACAGACAGCAGCGAGACAGGTGGAGCTCATTCTGGATTCATCCAGAGAAGCCAGAGATTTAGTTTACATTGTGGACTAATCTCTGAGTAGAGATCATGAGCTTGCTATAAAAATGAACTTGGTTGCCTGAAATGACCATCTTACATGACTTGTGCTGGGCCTCCCTTCTCCCTCCAATGCTGGGTGTGAACCTTGGTTAAGCTTAATCGAGACACCAGTATAAGTAAAGGCCAGAATGTGTGGGACTTCCTCTAAACATGCAGGGTGAGAACTCTGAAGAGTCAGAGGATGGAACCAAAGTTTCGACACCATGCTCACATCTTTAAGCCATTTGCTCTTGCACACCCAATCTGATAACGTCTCATGGGACGTGCTTTTCAGGCTTAGACTTAGTACAGTTTGCAGCAAATTTTGTCAAAAACATTTATGTGATTCATTTAAATATTATCCTCCCAAGATTTTGCACTCTGTAAACTAAAAAAGACTCCAAAAAGCATATAAGACTGAATTTCCTGGAGGAAACCActcgagggattaataaagtttcatctaatctaatctaatctaatctaaataTCAGTTTGACAGCCATGAAAATGCTGAAATGCGTTGTAGTTTTTAACCAGATTTGTTGATTGCAAATACGTAATTTCTTCACAGAGTATCCCTGTGGGAGTGCTCTGAGCAATCTAAGACCACTGGTTTATATTGACAGCACCACTCCCTCTAGACCTGTCCCAACATCAGCAGTGCATGCTGTTGAATGCCCGTTCACTCAACAATAAAGCATCACTTGTCTGAAATACAATTACTGACAGAAACAGTGGACTTGTGTGTTTGCAGCCATTTCCCTGTTGCCGGGTTTGAAAATGGTGGATTTGCTTCTTGTGAAGGAATTATTCTCATGACTCATCCAGTGACTTCACTCCCCCGCCAATCAATGGCATGCAGTCTTTTGATGTCACATTTCTGGCTCACCTCAGCTCACTTGGAACTCCTAAAAAAGCACCTGGTACCAAGTACTACCATCTAATGGAAAGCCCTAAAAACTGAGTGGTCTAGTCGAGCTGAGTAGGTGCTAATGGAAAAGAACCTTAAGACTGTCAAACTTTATAACAGCATATCCAGCAGCCTCAACTCCCTTGACCCGCTCAGGTCCTGTAAAGAAACTCTCTCTCAGGCCAAGACTCATTATTACTCTTTCCTCATTTGTCATCAGCAAAGCCATTCCAGACTGCTGGACCGGCTACTTCACCCCCTTGATCCACCTCATTCTTCAGGTACCCCTGACCTCTGCTACGACTTTCTTTAAGTATTCCGAGAAAAGTTAATTCTATCCATCAGCAGCTTGCAACAGTTACACATCGGCTTCAGGATTTCATCCCACCTTGTGGGAtgctctttttcctttttctcctctgGATTCCTCTTAGGTCACCAAGTGGATCTCTCAGGCCAGAGCCTCCACATGCACTCTGGACCCCATGCAGACACCATTGGTCAAGCCATGTCTGTGGCCATTTATAGATGATGCCATCATCTCTTcctgttacgacccggctctgCTAGGGGACAGGGAGGTAACATAAACGAGACCCTCACAAGGGAGATCAGTTAAGGCA
This window harbors:
- the si:ch211-113j14.1 gene encoding cytochrome P450 27C1 isoform X3, with the protein product MRTRSVAHTQSALSHSASTMGSRAAATWYRCLPALCSGTALRVAPVLRPASFASIPARRNLNVQTATEAVKLKSIDDLPGPSRSTSMYWLLVKGYAEKMHLLQVIQQEGRYPVRMEMPHWKEYRELRGQAYGLHVETGPEWYRIRSALNPKMLKLQEVSVYASTIQQVIGDLLQRIELLRTRSQDQATVLDVAAELYKFGFEGISSILFETRLGCLQEEIPHETLRFIKAVNDMLTFADMVLLFPRWTRNILPFWKRFVQAWDDLYEVAQMLIDRRMAEIEAQVSRDEPIEGMYLTNLLSSDKLTKAEVYISVTELMLGGVDTTSNTLSWALYHLARDSRAQDRLYSEVNSVCPDKREPTMDDLSRMPFLKAVIKETLRLYPVAPGNARLVSENEVILDNYWFPKKTQFHLCHYEACHDESEFPNAEHFLPERWFRSDTPNSCSDRARPGFYQHNPYSFIPFGVGVRACVGKRVAEMEMHFALSRLMQHYEIQPEDGAPTVEAKTRTLLIPAKPINLRFLPRA
- the si:ch211-113j14.1 gene encoding cytochrome P450 27C1 isoform X1, with amino-acid sequence MRTRSVAHTQSALSHSASTMGSRAAATWYRCLPALCSGTALRVAPVLRPASFASIPARRNLNVQTATEAVKLKSIDDLPGPSRSTSMYWLLVKGYAEKMHLLQGLQKRLYGPIWRSKFGPFDLVNVATPDLIAQVIQQEGRYPVRMEMPHWKEYRELRGQAYGLHVETGPEWYRIRSALNPKMLKLQEVSVYASTIQQVIGDLLQRIELLRTRSQDQATVLDVAAELYKFGFEGISSILFETRLGCLQEEIPHETLRFIKAVNDMLTFADMVLLFPRWTRNILPFWKRFVQAWDDLYEVAQMLIDRRMAEIEAQVSRDEPIEGMYLTNLLSSDKLTKAEVYISVTELMLGGVDTTSNTLSWALYHLARDSRAQDRLYSEVNSVCPDKREPTMDDLSRMPFLKAVIKETLRLYPVAPGNARLVSENEVILDNYWFPKKTQFHLCHYEACHDESEFPNAEHFLPERWFRSDTPNSCSDRARPGFYQHNPYSFIPFGVGVRACVGKRVAEMEMHFALSRLMQHYEIQPEDGAPTVEAKTRTLLIPAKPINLRFLPRA
- the si:ch211-113j14.1 gene encoding cytochrome P450 27C1 isoform X2, which codes for MGSRAAATWYRCLPALCSGTALRVAPVLRPASFASIPARRNLNVQTATEAVKLKSIDDLPGPSRSTSMYWLLVKGYAEKMHLLQGLQKRLYGPIWRSKFGPFDLVNVATPDLIAQVIQQEGRYPVRMEMPHWKEYRELRGQAYGLHVETGPEWYRIRSALNPKMLKLQEVSVYASTIQQVIGDLLQRIELLRTRSQDQATVLDVAAELYKFGFEGISSILFETRLGCLQEEIPHETLRFIKAVNDMLTFADMVLLFPRWTRNILPFWKRFVQAWDDLYEVAQMLIDRRMAEIEAQVSRDEPIEGMYLTNLLSSDKLTKAEVYISVTELMLGGVDTTSNTLSWALYHLARDSRAQDRLYSEVNSVCPDKREPTMDDLSRMPFLKAVIKETLRLYPVAPGNARLVSENEVILDNYWFPKKTQFHLCHYEACHDESEFPNAEHFLPERWFRSDTPNSCSDRARPGFYQHNPYSFIPFGVGVRACVGKRVAEMEMHFALSRLMQHYEIQPEDGAPTVEAKTRTLLIPAKPINLRFLPRA